A single region of the Saprospiraceae bacterium genome encodes:
- a CDS encoding DUF433 domain-containing protein: MEEQNILTRITLNPAVCNGRPSIRNMRFTVAQMLELLAAGMSFDEILEDYPFIEKEDIEACLIYAALIANPQSIQPLALAS; this comes from the coding sequence ATGGAAGAACAAAATATTTTAACTCGTATAACACTAAATCCAGCAGTATGTAATGGACGTCCGTCCATTCGTAACATGCGCTTTACAGTAGCTCAAATGCTGGAATTGCTAGCAGCAGGTATGTCATTTGACGAAATCCTGGAAGATTATCCCTTTATCGAAAAGGAAGATATCGAGGCCTGTCTAATTTATGCTGCCCTTATCGCTAATCCTCAGTCTATACAACCGCTTGCCTTGGCTAGTTAA
- a CDS encoding mobile mystery protein B, translated as MGLELEYTKGQTPISEEEKAGLKIKSISTMGELDEFEQQNIEEAIEWTLRKAPAVETILSEEFVNLVHEKMFNNVWRWAGSYRLTNKNIGVVYYRIRQEVHNLMNDCKYWIENDVYPPDEIAIRFKHRLVSIHLFPNGNGRHSRLMGDILIEALNKKPFTWGSQTIDQNESRKEYIDALRAADKGDYTGLIQFSRK; from the coding sequence ATGGGACTAGAACTGGAATACACAAAAGGGCAAACTCCTATTAGTGAAGAGGAAAAAGCTGGATTAAAAATAAAATCCATCAGCACAATGGGGGAATTGGATGAATTCGAGCAACAAAATATCGAAGAAGCGATTGAATGGACGTTAAGAAAAGCTCCAGCCGTTGAAACTATCTTATCTGAAGAATTTGTTAACCTAGTTCATGAAAAAATGTTCAATAATGTCTGGCGTTGGGCAGGAAGTTATAGACTGACGAACAAAAATATCGGTGTAGTTTATTATAGGATAAGACAAGAAGTTCACAATCTGATGAATGATTGTAAATACTGGATTGAAAATGATGTTTATCCGCCAGATGAAATTGCCATTCGTTTTAAACACCGACTTGTTTCTATACATCTTTTTCCAAACGGAAATGGCAGGCATTCTCGTTTGATGGGAGATATTTTGATTGAAGCTTTGAATAAAAAACCATTTACTTGGGGAAGCCAGACAATAGATCAAAATGAAAGTAGGAAAGAATATATTGATGCTCTTCGCGCTGCGGATAAAGGGGATTATACTGGCCTTATTCAGTTCTCAAGAAAGTGA
- a CDS encoding mobile mystery protein A: MKKQQKKLLLAQIDKKIATFSQLKASSPPNAGWVNAIRVALGMSLKQLGKKLNISPQGAKDIERREKDGSITINALRETAAALDMQLVYGFLPRGETLQKTIEKRASQMATEIVMRTSQSMHLEDQAVSKEELKRAIDEKTQQIINEMPKYLWD, encoded by the coding sequence ATGAAAAAGCAACAGAAAAAATTACTGCTTGCTCAAATTGATAAAAAAATAGCTACTTTTTCTCAATTGAAAGCCTCTTCTCCGCCAAATGCTGGGTGGGTTAATGCTATTCGTGTTGCGCTAGGTATGTCTTTAAAGCAGTTAGGGAAAAAGTTGAATATTTCGCCTCAAGGAGCGAAGGATATTGAACGTCGAGAAAAAGATGGCTCGATTACGATTAATGCTTTAAGGGAAACGGCTGCTGCTTTAGATATGCAGCTTGTTTATGGGTTTCTCCCCAGAGGCGAAACCCTACAAAAAACAATTGAAAAACGTGCTAGCCAAATGGCTACTGAAATCGTCATGCGTACATCACAATCTATGCACTTGGAGGACCAGGCTGTGTCTAAAGAAGAATTAAAAAGAGCTATTGATGAAAAGACACAGCAGATCATCAATGAAATGCCTAAGTACCTATGGGACTAG
- a CDS encoding pentapeptide repeat-containing protein → MGIVDAFELKDDPSGLAYLLILKSMINSANNLAKENQHKFRIETKDLDVLHDDDDYVKFLNGMDDILENEELTINKNTLTNPRSLTQVLEPFQAYFIEWIQFFGIKKIEAEVLSHRLPTYFVFAFNDEWRQEAATYEILTRNLDTPATQAALEELEWMQYNSFLQQEVEKPVFDEHFSLRQIYIPLRAYFIREEKLKKEGFEEKKKVKIPINLEAELDSWLKTANSKEAIKIISGGPGSGKSTFAKIWSARQAEEGTIRIIFVPLHFFDLQGDLVNSVSKFIELNIDIHVSYNPLRRDEKILLIFDGLDELTQQGEYAAEVARKFVLAIHQHNAYCNRDNKIKTLFLLLGRELIVQSTSSNFRQERQVLHLLPYFIIDREDDFEGDEKILQEDQRDIWWKNYGQLTGQNFPNMPEEIKNPSLDEITAQPLLNYLVALSKKRGKIVFSAETNLNEIYNDLIEGVQQRQYEGGREYKAIEGLKKDDFKRVLEEIAIAAWHGGDLRTTTVGRIQKHIERSGLQALLERFKEGAKSGITRLLTAFYFREYGIENGEQTFEFTHKSFGEYLTAARLVKLVSKIHQQVKLRQSDYDVGWDEKKALLTWLEVTGESPIDNYLLIFIRNEVKKQPVERLKEWQLTLSNLISFVLKNGLPILKHDETIKENWRVTRNAEEALLVILNSCAIQTKEISKINFPLDTSLGEWISKIQPQRLDGSNVIAFSCLSYLDINHQIFHLKDLFSVNLQGAKLQNAKLQNANLQYADLQNANLQNANLQGTNLQNADLQGAKLQNAKLQNTNLQNTNLQYANLLSANLQDADLQDANLQYANLQDADLQDADLQDAKLQYANLQYANLQNAKLQYANLQDANLQNAKLQYAKLQNAKLQNAKLRGAIGLSIDQLSQVISLRNCTGLDSKIEKELKKQKPELFE, encoded by the coding sequence GTGGGGATCGTAGATGCATTCGAGCTAAAAGATGATCCAAGTGGTTTAGCTTATCTACTGATTTTGAAATCAATGATCAACTCTGCCAATAATTTGGCCAAAGAAAACCAACATAAATTTAGAATTGAAACTAAAGATCTTGATGTTCTTCATGACGACGATGATTATGTAAAATTCCTAAATGGGATGGATGACATTTTGGAAAACGAAGAGCTAACTATCAATAAAAACACATTAACCAACCCTCGTAGCCTAACCCAAGTACTAGAGCCATTTCAAGCTTACTTCATAGAATGGATTCAGTTCTTTGGTATCAAGAAAATTGAAGCAGAAGTTCTTTCGCATAGGCTACCAACCTATTTTGTATTTGCCTTCAACGATGAGTGGCGACAGGAAGCAGCAACATATGAAATATTGACTAGAAACTTAGACACACCAGCTACACAAGCTGCTCTAGAAGAATTGGAATGGATGCAATACAATTCTTTTCTTCAACAAGAAGTGGAGAAGCCCGTCTTTGATGAACACTTTAGCCTACGACAAATCTATATCCCGCTAAGAGCATACTTTATTAGAGAAGAAAAGCTAAAAAAGGAAGGTTTTGAGGAAAAAAAGAAAGTGAAAATCCCGATAAATTTAGAAGCAGAATTAGATTCTTGGCTTAAAACAGCAAATAGTAAGGAGGCTATTAAAATAATTAGTGGGGGCCCTGGATCGGGGAAATCTACTTTCGCTAAAATTTGGTCAGCTAGGCAAGCAGAAGAAGGTACCATTAGAATAATTTTTGTTCCCTTACATTTTTTCGACTTACAAGGTGACTTAGTTAATTCAGTAAGTAAATTCATTGAGCTTAATATAGATATTCATGTATCTTACAATCCGCTCAGAAGAGATGAAAAAATACTACTAATATTTGACGGCCTTGATGAATTAACCCAGCAAGGAGAATACGCTGCTGAAGTGGCTAGAAAATTTGTCCTAGCTATCCACCAACATAATGCATACTGCAATAGGGATAATAAAATCAAAACTCTATTTCTGCTTTTAGGTCGAGAACTAATTGTACAAAGCACTTCATCCAATTTTCGCCAAGAAAGACAAGTTCTTCACTTATTACCATATTTCATCATAGATAGGGAAGATGATTTTGAAGGTGATGAAAAAATCCTACAAGAAGATCAAAGGGACATTTGGTGGAAAAACTATGGGCAACTTACTGGTCAGAATTTCCCTAATATGCCAGAAGAAATTAAAAACCCTAGCCTAGATGAAATCACAGCACAGCCTTTACTTAATTACCTAGTTGCGCTTAGTAAAAAACGTGGTAAAATTGTCTTTTCAGCAGAAACAAACTTAAACGAGATTTACAATGACCTCATCGAAGGTGTCCAACAAAGACAGTATGAAGGGGGAAGGGAATATAAGGCTATTGAAGGCTTGAAAAAAGACGATTTCAAGAGAGTTTTAGAGGAGATTGCCATTGCAGCATGGCATGGAGGCGATCTCCGAACAACTACTGTTGGAAGAATTCAAAAACACATTGAAAGGAGTGGTTTACAGGCTTTGCTAGAAAGGTTTAAGGAAGGCGCCAAATCAGGAATTACCCGTCTCCTCACCGCATTTTATTTTAGAGAATATGGGATTGAAAATGGGGAACAAACTTTTGAGTTTACGCACAAGAGTTTCGGTGAGTACTTAACTGCTGCTAGACTGGTAAAACTGGTTAGCAAAATTCATCAACAAGTTAAACTAAGACAATCTGACTATGATGTAGGTTGGGATGAGAAGAAGGCTCTTTTAACTTGGCTTGAAGTTACAGGAGAATCCCCAATTGACAATTACCTCCTTATATTTATTAGGAATGAAGTCAAGAAACAACCAGTTGAAAGATTAAAAGAATGGCAGCTAACTCTTTCAAACCTAATAAGCTTTGTGCTTAAAAATGGTTTGCCTATTCTTAAGCATGATGAAACGATCAAAGAGAATTGGAGGGTTACACGAAATGCTGAAGAAGCACTGTTAGTAATTCTTAATTCTTGTGCTATCCAGACTAAGGAAATATCTAAAATTAATTTCCCATTAGATACAAGCCTTGGAGAATGGATTTCTAAGATACAACCTCAAAGATTGGATGGAAGTAATGTAATTGCATTTTCATGCCTAAGTTACCTTGATATAAACCACCAGATTTTTCATCTAAAGGATTTATTTTCAGTCAACTTGCAGGGTGCCAAATTGCAGAATGCCAAATTGCAGAATGCCAACTTGCAGTATGCCGACTTGCAGAATGCCAACTTGCAGAATGCCAACTTGCAGGGTACCAACTTGCAGAATGCCGACTTGCAGGGTGCCAAATTGCAGAATGCCAAATTGCAGAATACCAACTTGCAGAATACCAACTTGCAGTATGCTAACTTGTTGTCTGCCAACTTGCAGGATGCCGACTTGCAGGATGCCAACTTGCAGTATGCCAACTTGCAGGATGCCGACTTGCAGGATGCCGACTTGCAGGATGCCAAATTGCAGTATGCCAACTTGCAGTATGCCAACTTGCAGAATGCCAAATTGCAGTATGCCAACTTGCAGGATGCCAACTTGCAGAATGCCAAATTGCAATATGCCAAATTGCAGAATGCCAAATTGCAGAATGCCAAATTGCGAGGAGCAATAGGCCTCTCAATTGATCAATTAAGTCAAGTCATCTCTTTGAGGAATTGCACTGGATTGGATTCTAAAATTGAAAAGGAATTGAAAAAACAAAAACCTGAATTGTTCGAGTAG
- a CDS encoding nuclear transport factor 2 family protein, with protein MRNILFFTALSSATSNQKTPSRNDEDDMQDFARNFMTAYNQRDIETIRKMYSEYAVRIDENGKEMTGSDKIADYFTQEFHSKKTTLLLKQTGLTWSDADRAWVAQGTYEVYGRTIVYDIEIQRKGAYANTMIKDKDQWKIAKSVLAPLPPSENVAVVDGLYQAFAKGDVPAVLAVMDADIVWNEAENFLYADNNPYIGPEAVLNGVFARIGAEWEYWNLAGIQLHDMTNDMVLATLRYQAKHKTTGKTIDSQTAHLWTLKYGKITAFQQFTDTKQAAEAVR; from the coding sequence ATGAGAAATATCCTTTTTTTCACAGCGCTCAGCAGCGCAACGTCCAATCAGAAAACCCCATCGAGAAATGATGAAGACGACATGCAGGACTTTGCCCGCAACTTCATGACCGCCTATAATCAGCGCGACATCGAAACCATCCGGAAAATGTACTCGGAATATGCCGTCCGCATTGACGAAAATGGCAAAGAAATGACGGGCAGTGACAAAATCGCCGACTATTTTACCCAGGAGTTCCATTCCAAAAAAACCACCCTGCTGCTCAAACAAACAGGACTTACCTGGTCGGATGCCGACCGCGCCTGGGTGGCTCAGGGTACTTACGAAGTTTACGGCAGAACCATCGTCTATGATATTGAAATCCAGAGAAAAGGGGCCTACGCAAACACGATGATCAAAGACAAAGACCAGTGGAAAATCGCCAAGTCTGTACTAGCCCCACTCCCCCCTTCAGAAAACGTGGCCGTGGTGGACGGGCTGTACCAGGCATTTGCCAAAGGCGATGTACCGGCCGTACTGGCCGTCATGGATGCCGACATCGTGTGGAACGAGGCCGAGAATTTCTTATATGCGGACAACAACCCCTACATCGGGCCAGAGGCGGTACTGAATGGCGTTTTTGCCCGCATCGGCGCCGAATGGGAATACTGGAACCTGGCCGGCATCCAACTGCACGATATGACCAACGACATGGTGCTGGCTACCTTGCGCTACCAGGCCAAACACAAAACGACGGGCAAGACGATCGACTCCCAAACGGCCCATTTGTGGACGCTCAAGTATGGTAAGATCACGGCTTTCCAGCAGTTTACGGATACGAAGCAGGCAGCGGAGGCGGTGAGATAG
- a CDS encoding DUF5615 family PIN-like protein, with protein sequence MLRFIVDTQLPPRLAYSLKDLGADAIHTTYFENGHLLDDGEIIKIAAKEDRIVVTKDSDFRDYLLLKGSPPSLLLIKTGNILNKDLIQLIQQNYIAISKLFEDGNNMIVIDRQNITAYRS encoded by the coding sequence ATGCTTAGATTTATTGTAGATACGCAATTGCCTCCCAGATTAGCTTATTCATTAAAGGACTTGGGAGCCGATGCCATCCATACCACGTATTTCGAAAATGGGCATCTGCTTGATGACGGCGAAATTATAAAAATCGCTGCTAAAGAAGACAGAATTGTAGTCACCAAAGATTCCGATTTTAGAGACTATCTATTATTGAAAGGAAGTCCACCCAGTTTACTTTTGATCAAAACAGGAAACATTCTCAATAAGGACTTAATTCAACTGATTCAACAGAATTACATTGCTATTTCTAAGCTATTTGAAGATGGGAATAATATGATCGTAATTGACAGACAAAATATTACAGCATATAGAAGTTAA